One genomic window of Mucilaginibacter sp. SJ includes the following:
- a CDS encoding rod shape-determining protein MreD: protein MSRTILVNLVRFMVLVFMQVFLLKNITFYNLATPYFYILFILLLPFEVPNLLLFVLSFLTGLTIDAFYDTPGLHAAACVVLALVRVLFISITVQKDGFDNEPEPTLSIMGFRWFFTYVLILTLFHHFFLLNLEVFSFSEIQYTLSRVVLSSLFTVFLILISGLLFFRRKERK from the coding sequence ATGAGTAGGACTATCCTTGTTAACCTTGTTAGGTTTATGGTTTTGGTTTTTATGCAGGTTTTCCTGTTAAAAAACATAACGTTTTATAATCTTGCCACCCCGTATTTCTATATCCTTTTCATTTTGTTGCTTCCCTTTGAAGTACCTAATCTGCTGTTGTTTGTACTCTCGTTCCTGACAGGCCTCACTATTGATGCTTTTTATGATACACCGGGGCTTCATGCAGCAGCCTGCGTTGTGCTGGCATTGGTACGTGTACTTTTCATCAGCATCACGGTACAAAAGGATGGCTTTGATAATGAGCCGGAACCTACATTAAGTATCATGGGTTTCAGGTGGTTTTTTACCTACGTTTTGATCCTCACTTTATTTCACCATTTTTTCCTGCTTAATTTAGAGGTTTTTAGTTTTTCTGAAATACAATACACACTAAGCCGTGTTGTTTTGAGTTCATTGTTTACCGTATTTTTAATTCTAATTTCGGGCCTGCTATTTTTCAGAAGGAAAGAACGTAAATGA
- the mreC gene encoding rod shape-determining protein MreC, producing the protein MRNLWIFITKYNAFFLFLIFEISSLLIYIKYNSFQKASFINSTNKVTGTLYSQVDALKEYLSLKETNDSLARENAKLRGQLKASMYVDSVEKHKVNDTVYKQQYTYIVAKVINNSFNKRSNYITIDRGSRDGIQKDMGVITGAGVVGQVIAVTEHLAIIQSVLHKNTRFSAMLAGTKDIGSFVWGNDIDPHRGVLIDIQNNAQPKIGDTVVTSGYSLFPTGIPFGKITNLHAKGGGLLINVEVALAVDFTKLQYVYVVNNKFAGEQTGLEAVQNKNE; encoded by the coding sequence ATGCGTAACCTTTGGATATTTATAACTAAGTATAACGCGTTTTTTTTATTCCTGATTTTTGAGATTAGCTCGCTGCTTATTTATATTAAATACAACTCGTTTCAAAAAGCATCTTTTATTAACTCAACTAATAAGGTAACCGGTACGCTGTACAGCCAGGTTGACGCCTTAAAAGAATATCTGTCATTAAAAGAAACCAACGACAGCCTTGCCCGCGAAAATGCCAAACTCCGCGGCCAGCTCAAAGCTTCTATGTATGTTGATAGTGTTGAAAAGCACAAGGTTAATGACACTGTTTACAAACAACAGTATACTTATATCGTAGCCAAAGTAATCAATAATTCGTTCAATAAACGCAGCAACTATATTACTATTGACCGGGGCAGCAGGGACGGGATCCAAAAAGATATGGGTGTAATAACCGGGGCAGGCGTTGTGGGCCAGGTTATTGCCGTAACCGAGCATTTAGCTATTATTCAATCGGTTTTACATAAAAACACGCGGTTTAGCGCTATGCTTGCAGGCACTAAAGATATAGGTTCGTTTGTATGGGGCAATGATATTGATCCGCACAGGGGTGTATTGATAGATATCCAGAATAACGCTCAGCCCAAAATTGGCGACACGGTGGTTACCTCCGGTTATTCGCTTTTCCCTACCGGCATACCGTTTGGCAAAATTACTAACCTGCATGCCAAAGGCGGCGGTTTACTCATCAACGTTGAGGTAGCCTTAGCTGTTGATTTTACAAAGCTTCAATACGTTTACGTGGTAAATAACAAATTTGCAGGTGAACAAACGGGACTGGAGGCCGTACAAAACAAAAATGAGTAG